One region of Chlorobiota bacterium genomic DNA includes:
- a CDS encoding tetratricopeptide repeat protein produces the protein MMISDNRFPQQSLPVPDRYDQLLDSLRRTFPLLDRAKGAIALPSHVIESRSNDVATLAADLIADAEREGNRQAIASGRLLLAAVLWRRERDSARATALFADALETFEEEGNVAGMARTLLASGVMYFELADIRRALDQFQFGLHVSTTAPSSPYLPELLRSISLVQNRLGEFRERDQTLVLGMHVARQQNNRSALLRLLFDAGQYDASSGRLQSALERLVESASIARQEQEDLWYYRAVKVIGEVHAEAGSHLKAMEYLNDYLAYAVARGLDNDQSFALASLAVVHARMGEHPLALHYCQRARAAARRFGSPLPEANILMTLAPVLAQLGEYDAALEAITTAARIASAISSAIRIASCHQIRGLILCNAGRYPEAIPALRDALRWAPSNAEQRGGHDCRACPPRPCAGAPRFRNGARSRTPPERT, from the coding sequence GTGATGATTTCCGATAACCGCTTCCCGCAGCAATCGCTTCCCGTGCCAGACCGCTACGATCAACTCCTTGATTCCCTTCGGCGCACGTTCCCTTTGTTGGATCGGGCAAAAGGGGCCATCGCGCTTCCGTCCCACGTGATTGAAAGCCGCAGCAATGACGTTGCAACCCTTGCTGCGGACCTGATCGCCGATGCCGAACGGGAAGGAAACCGGCAGGCCATTGCCAGCGGGCGGCTGCTGCTTGCGGCGGTGCTGTGGCGGCGCGAACGCGACTCCGCACGCGCCACCGCACTGTTTGCCGACGCGCTTGAAACCTTCGAGGAGGAAGGGAACGTTGCCGGAATGGCACGCACGCTTCTTGCCAGCGGGGTGATGTACTTCGAGCTTGCCGACATCCGCCGCGCGCTGGATCAGTTTCAGTTTGGGTTGCACGTTTCCACCACGGCCCCTTCTTCCCCGTACCTGCCTGAGCTTCTGCGCAGCATCAGCCTTGTTCAAAATCGGCTGGGGGAATTCCGCGAACGGGACCAGACGTTGGTGCTGGGGATGCACGTTGCTCGCCAGCAGAATAATCGCTCCGCACTGCTGCGGCTTCTGTTCGATGCAGGGCAGTACGATGCCAGCTCCGGGCGGCTGCAGTCGGCATTGGAGCGGCTGGTGGAATCCGCCAGCATTGCCCGCCAGGAGCAGGAGGACCTGTGGTACTACCGTGCCGTCAAGGTGATTGGCGAGGTCCATGCCGAGGCCGGCTCGCACCTGAAAGCGATGGAGTATCTGAACGATTATCTGGCCTACGCCGTTGCCCGTGGGTTGGATAACGACCAATCGTTCGCGCTTGCCTCCCTTGCGGTGGTTCATGCTCGCATGGGGGAGCATCCGCTTGCCTTGCATTACTGCCAACGCGCACGCGCCGCCGCCCGCCGATTTGGTTCCCCGCTTCCCGAAGCAAACATCCTGATGACCCTTGCTCCGGTGCTGGCCCAGCTGGGGGAGTACGATGCCGCGCTGGAAGCAATCACCACTGCGGCGCGGATTGCTTCGGCCATTTCATCGGCGATTCGCATTGCTTCCTGCCACCAGATTCGCGGGCTGATCCTGTGCAATGCCGGGCGTTATCCCGAGGCCATTCCCGCGCTGCGCGACGCGCTTCGGTGGGCCCCAAGCAATGCCGAACAACGAGGGGGACACGATTGCCGAGCTTGCCCACCGCGACCTTGCGCTGGCGCTCCGCGCTTCCGGAATGGCGCGCGAAGCCGAACCCCACCAGAAAGAACATGA
- a CDS encoding inorganic phosphate transporter, with protein sequence MDFDLFNGLTSGGQTFLLILCLLIALGFEVVNGFHDTANAVATVIYTRSLRPWVAVVWSGICNFFGVFLGGIAVALAIVHLLPVDLLITKGTGGGLAAVLALLVSAVLWNLGTWYKGLPASSSHTLIGAILGVGLANSLLPGHVFGDGVNWSKAEGVGLALLISPLIGFTLAGVLLWISKRTIRQPYLYDKPAEDAPPPFWIRALLVLTCTGVSFVHGSNDGQKGVGLIMLVLIGILPAQYALNTAMTHAETERTLNAVRKLEQTFAAGVILEPALPASASVQQAGFAPQGAPTTAAAASTVATVQGDLALIRKLLEGKDTPKDVPKEQRWEIRKSVLRVDNAIAVAEKNGNLALPPEAKAAVKNYRSDIRAITDYAPSWVMVAVAIALGLGTMIGWKRIVVTVGEKIGMGHLSYAQGASAELVAMSTIGISAVAGLPVSTTHVLASGVAGTMVANRAGLQSGTVRKIALAWLLTLPASMLMAGGLYLLFRLFV encoded by the coding sequence ATGGACTTCGATCTGTTCAACGGCCTGACCAGTGGCGGCCAGACCTTTCTGCTCATCCTCTGCCTGCTCATTGCTCTTGGCTTTGAGGTGGTAAACGGCTTCCACGACACCGCAAATGCGGTTGCTACGGTGATCTACACCCGGTCGCTTCGCCCGTGGGTAGCGGTGGTTTGGTCGGGTATCTGCAACTTCTTTGGCGTTTTCCTTGGGGGCATTGCCGTTGCCCTTGCTATCGTCCATTTGCTTCCGGTGGACCTGCTGATAACCAAAGGGACCGGCGGCGGGCTTGCTGCCGTGCTGGCGTTGCTGGTGTCGGCGGTGCTGTGGAATTTGGGGACGTGGTACAAAGGGCTTCCCGCTTCCAGCTCGCACACGCTGATCGGCGCGATTCTTGGGGTTGGGTTGGCAAACTCACTTCTCCCGGGCCATGTTTTTGGCGATGGTGTCAACTGGAGCAAAGCCGAAGGTGTTGGGCTTGCTCTGCTGATTTCCCCCTTGATCGGTTTCACCCTTGCCGGAGTTTTGCTTTGGATATCGAAACGGACCATCCGCCAGCCCTATCTGTACGATAAACCCGCCGAAGATGCCCCCCCGCCATTCTGGATTCGCGCTCTTCTTGTTCTTACTTGCACCGGTGTCAGCTTTGTCCACGGCTCGAACGATGGCCAGAAAGGGGTGGGGCTGATTATGCTGGTGCTGATCGGCATCCTTCCGGCGCAGTACGCCCTGAACACCGCCATGACCCACGCCGAAACCGAGCGCACCCTGAACGCCGTGCGGAAGCTGGAGCAGACCTTTGCCGCAGGGGTAATCCTTGAGCCGGCATTGCCAGCATCGGCAAGCGTGCAGCAGGCTGGCTTTGCGCCGCAAGGCGCGCCCACCACTGCCGCCGCTGCCTCAACGGTGGCAACGGTGCAAGGGGATTTGGCGTTGATCCGGAAATTGTTGGAAGGGAAGGATACGCCAAAAGATGTGCCGAAGGAGCAGCGGTGGGAAATCCGCAAAAGCGTTCTGCGGGTGGATAACGCAATCGCCGTGGCGGAAAAAAATGGGAACCTTGCGCTTCCCCCCGAAGCCAAAGCCGCAGTGAAAAATTACCGGAGCGACATCCGCGCAATCACCGATTACGCGCCGTCGTGGGTGATGGTGGCCGTGGCAATCGCCCTGGGGCTTGGCACCATGATCGGCTGGAAACGGATCGTCGTCACCGTCGGGGAAAAAATTGGAATGGGGCATTTAAGCTACGCCCAAGGTGCCTCGGCAGAACTGGTGGCCATGAGCACGATTGGGATTTCGGCAGTGGCCGGATTGCCCGTTAGCACCACCCACGTCCTTGCCAGCGGCGTTGCCGGAACAATGGTGGCCAACCGCGCCGGCCTGCAAAGCGGGACCGTTCGCAAAATCGCGCTGGCCTGGCTGCTAACGCTCCCAGCCTCGATGCTGATGGCCGGCGGACTCTATCTCCTGTTCCGGTTGTTCGTGTAA
- a CDS encoding restriction endonuclease subunit S, producing the protein MNPEQLLAHFHRIANATGAIPRLRQTILDLAVRGKLVDQHPDDEPAAELLKKIQKEKERLVKSGEIKKLTTLPINENDEPFNIPSQWVWTRLGDIGDWGSGSTPSRGNFEFFGGAVTWLKSGELNDNRQLVGSEETVTELALANCSFRQNQPGDVLIAMYGATIGKVAILAEPAVTNQAVCGCTPFSGILNLYLFNFLLSQRTQFQLASEGGAQPNISKIKIVGFAFPLPPLAEQHRIVAKVDELMAICDELEAAEQQQENQRDRLVAALLQRLSNSTDATTFRTHAQFYLGNLPRLATRVEHVKQLRQTILNLAVRGKLVDQHPDDEPAAELLKKIQKEKERLVREGKAKKQDSALMIRMDEHPFPLPTGWCWTRLATISQKIHYGYTASANRSLTEVRLLRITDIQNNSVVWDSVPGCEISKSEVNQYRLEQGDILIARTGGTIGKTFLVREIPVIAVFASYLIRVQGSSLIYDQYLKLFLESPLYWKQLQDGARGGGQPNVNGQTLGRMIVALPPLAEQHRIVAKVDELMAICDELEAQLTAAETERSRLLEAILHKALAAASTTPQQKGARRHARGGQLALTLSELHQP; encoded by the coding sequence ATGAACCCCGAACAACTTCTTGCCCACTTCCACCGCATTGCCAATGCCACCGGCGCAATCCCACGCCTGCGCCAAACCATCCTGGACCTTGCCGTCCGCGGCAAACTTGTGGACCAACACCCCGATGATGAACCCGCAGCTGAACTCCTGAAGAAAATTCAGAAGGAGAAAGAACGGTTGGTGAAGAGTGGGGAAATCAAAAAGCTGACAACATTGCCTATCAATGAAAATGATGAGCCTTTCAACATCCCTAGCCAGTGGGTGTGGACCCGACTAGGAGATATCGGTGATTGGGGGTCTGGATCAACACCCTCTCGAGGAAACTTTGAATTCTTTGGTGGAGCGGTAACCTGGCTAAAGTCTGGCGAACTAAATGACAATCGCCAGTTAGTTGGTTCAGAAGAAACCGTCACTGAACTAGCACTTGCTAACTGCTCATTCCGGCAGAACCAACCTGGCGATGTTCTCATTGCCATGTACGGTGCGACAATTGGAAAAGTCGCAATACTTGCTGAACCGGCAGTCACGAATCAGGCCGTTTGCGGTTGCACACCTTTTTCAGGGATACTCAATCTTTATTTGTTCAACTTCCTTCTTTCTCAGAGAACGCAGTTTCAATTAGCAAGTGAAGGCGGTGCTCAACCCAACATCTCAAAGATTAAGATTGTTGGGTTTGCCTTCCCCCTCCCCCCCCTTGCCGAGCAGCACCGCATTGTTGCGAAGGTGGATGAGTTGATGGCCATCTGCGACGAACTGGAGGCCGCAGAGCAACAACAGGAGAACCAGCGGGACCGGCTGGTGGCGGCATTGCTGCAACGCCTGAGCAATAGCACCGACGCAACAACATTCCGCACCCATGCCCAATTCTACCTTGGCAACCTCCCACGCCTTGCTACCCGGGTGGAGCACGTGAAGCAGTTGCGCCAAACCATCCTGAACCTTGCCGTCCGCGGCAAACTTGTGGACCAACACCCCGATGATGAACCCGCAGCAGAACTCCTGAAGAAAATTCAGAAGGAGAAAGAACGGTTGGTGAGGGAAGGCAAGGCCAAGAAACAGGATTCGGCATTAATGATACGGATGGACGAACACCCCTTTCCATTACCTACTGGATGGTGTTGGACCCGATTAGCTACGATTAGTCAAAAGATCCATTATGGATATACGGCATCAGCGAATCGCTCTCTCACTGAAGTCCGACTTTTGAGAATCACTGATATTCAGAATAATTCTGTCGTTTGGGATTCTGTACCCGGATGCGAAATCTCTAAGTCTGAGGTTAATCAATACAGACTTGAGCAAGGTGATATCCTGATTGCACGAACAGGAGGAACAATCGGAAAGACATTCCTTGTTAGGGAAATACCAGTCATAGCAGTGTTTGCGTCGTATTTGATTCGAGTGCAGGGGTCGTCTTTGATATATGACCAATATCTCAAGTTATTCCTTGAGTCACCACTCTATTGGAAGCAATTACAGGACGGGGCAAGAGGAGGTGGTCAACCAAATGTCAATGGGCAAACGCTTGGCCGTATGATCGTTGCCCTCCCCCCCCTTGCCGAGCAGCACCGCATTGTTGCGAAGGTGGATGAGTTGATGGCCATCTGCGACGAACTGGAGGCACAGCTTACCGCCGCCGAAACCGAGCGGAGCCGCTTGCTGGAGGCAATCCTTCACAAGGCATTGGCGGCGGCATCCACCACACCCCAGCAGAAAGGGGCACGCCGCCACGCACGCGGGGGGCAGCTTGCACTTACCCTATCCGAACTACACCAGCCATGA
- a CDS encoding DUF4397 domain-containing protein — translation MKFPTPFARWWGLALMLAIMPAMAWSQSKVRVVHLLPGGPAMDCYWNKETTPLESAMNFGDGSKYVVTEITEPAGQGFREVKMTRAGQATTIFTRSYPIVKDSSYTVYLFGVNQPLNISQVILGRHKVVAGTNALGVVRFINGSSDAGKLDISITDAKGNKNTTQQLDYQRFTGYQSYANGVCTVEVSQAGGPVFYRATYNLAANQIITIVPSGRLAVPGEFKLRVVDETNDNTQMPLAQMTPLLENKQSTFRVAHLVPDGPALDFYVDNIFPALGTGLTYRNATDLMTTGDGNHTIKMIAPSLKPGDTTFKTMAMKLSADTIYTLVPIGSMATTTSVVTLARGKTVNVPAGKSLVRILHAGVGAGIVDLKITDANNNKVNRDAINYGTLIPAMELPAGATRIDIASSGGATYISTTGVIPAGKMLTLVLNGRKDTEGELSFTIVDETADAAQMPMATFTYVPQGEAKVRIVHAAPTVPAVDIFVDNVTPAAEANLSPRNATALRSFAPGTHNVKVRLAGAGIDSPVGIESNSLLNADSAYTIYAIGLTQPVALTRAFSLTTPAGKGLVRLLHGAEDAGTVDVKLTDASGASSELTGVAFKAFSEYLPLPIGQLTVELKKDGKVFYRARGSVESGQLATIVANGSVTTGDFKLNVVVDNNDAEQKPLAEMTSLPIQAVYQDRAMVTGMSITPNPAASVATVSYGLLKESEITIRLFDAFGQEVGRFGRAAAAGDQQAVIGTEGLANGFYRVMINAANGQVLASDNLIIAR, via the coding sequence ATGAAATTCCCTACCCCGTTTGCACGGTGGTGGGGCTTGGCGTTGATGCTGGCAATCATGCCGGCGATGGCCTGGTCCCAATCAAAAGTTCGCGTTGTTCATCTGTTGCCTGGTGGGCCGGCAATGGATTGCTATTGGAACAAGGAAACCACACCGCTGGAAAGCGCGATGAACTTCGGCGACGGCTCCAAGTATGTCGTCACGGAGATCACCGAGCCGGCCGGGCAAGGTTTCCGGGAAGTGAAGATGACCCGCGCCGGCCAGGCAACCACCATCTTCACCCGTTCCTATCCTATCGTCAAGGATAGCTCCTACACCGTCTATCTGTTTGGCGTTAATCAGCCGCTGAATATCTCGCAGGTGATTCTTGGCCGCCATAAAGTGGTTGCTGGGACCAACGCGCTGGGCGTGGTTCGTTTCATTAACGGTTCCTCCGATGCTGGCAAATTGGATATCAGCATCACCGATGCCAAAGGGAACAAGAACACCACCCAGCAGCTTGATTATCAACGCTTCACCGGCTACCAGTCGTATGCCAATGGCGTGTGCACGGTTGAGGTGTCGCAGGCCGGTGGGCCGGTGTTCTACCGCGCTACGTACAACCTTGCGGCAAACCAGATCATCACCATTGTTCCATCGGGGCGGCTGGCGGTTCCCGGGGAGTTCAAGTTGCGTGTGGTTGATGAAACCAACGACAACACCCAGATGCCGCTGGCCCAGATGACCCCGTTGTTGGAGAACAAGCAATCCACCTTCCGCGTTGCCCACCTTGTCCCCGATGGCCCCGCGCTCGATTTCTACGTGGATAACATCTTCCCCGCGCTTGGCACCGGCCTTACCTACCGCAACGCCACGGACTTGATGACCACCGGCGACGGAAACCACACCATCAAGATGATTGCCCCTTCGCTGAAACCTGGCGACACCACCTTCAAAACCATGGCGATGAAGCTGAGTGCCGACACCATCTACACGTTGGTCCCGATTGGCTCCATGGCCACCACCACCAGCGTCGTGACGCTTGCCCGTGGCAAAACGGTAAACGTGCCGGCGGGGAAATCGCTAGTGAGGATTCTGCACGCTGGCGTTGGTGCGGGCATTGTGGACCTTAAAATCACCGATGCCAACAACAACAAGGTCAACCGCGATGCCATTAACTACGGCACGCTGATTCCAGCAATGGAGCTTCCCGCCGGCGCAACGCGGATTGACATTGCTTCCAGCGGCGGTGCAACGTATATCAGCACCACGGGGGTGATCCCTGCCGGCAAAATGCTTACGCTGGTGCTGAACGGGCGGAAGGATACCGAAGGGGAATTGAGCTTCACGATCGTTGACGAAACTGCCGACGCTGCGCAGATGCCAATGGCCACCTTCACCTACGTCCCGCAAGGGGAAGCAAAGGTGCGGATTGTCCATGCCGCGCCAACGGTCCCTGCGGTTGACATCTTTGTTGATAACGTCACCCCAGCCGCCGAAGCTAACCTGTCGCCACGGAACGCTACGGCGCTCCGCTCGTTTGCCCCGGGCACGCACAACGTGAAAGTCCGATTGGCCGGCGCAGGAATTGATAGCCCCGTCGGGATTGAATCGAACTCCCTGCTGAATGCCGACTCCGCCTACACGATTTATGCAATCGGGCTAACGCAGCCTGTTGCCTTGACCCGTGCCTTCAGCCTGACAACGCCCGCCGGAAAAGGGCTGGTGCGGTTGCTCCACGGGGCGGAAGATGCCGGAACCGTTGACGTGAAACTGACTGATGCTTCCGGTGCATCATCGGAACTGACGGGTGTTGCGTTCAAGGCCTTCAGCGAGTATCTGCCGCTTCCCATTGGGCAGCTGACGGTGGAGTTGAAGAAGGATGGGAAGGTGTTCTATCGCGCTCGCGGATCGGTGGAAAGTGGCCAGCTGGCAACCATTGTGGCCAACGGAAGCGTGACCACGGGCGATTTCAAGCTGAACGTTGTGGTGGACAACAACGATGCCGAGCAGAAGCCCCTTGCTGAGATGACCAGCCTGCCAATCCAGGCGGTGTATCAGGACCGGGCAATGGTGACGGGGATGAGCATCACCCCGAACCCGGCAGCCAGCGTCGCCACGGTTAGCTACGGCTTGCTGAAGGAATCGGAAATCACCATCCGGCTGTTCGATGCCTTCGGCCAAGAAGTTGGGCGGTTTGGCCGCGCAGCCGCTGCCGGGGACCAGCAAGCCGTGATCGGGACCGAGGGGCTGGCAAACGGTTTCTACCGGGTGATGATTAACGCCGCAAACGGCCAGGTTCTTGCCAGCGATAACCTGATAATCGCACGCTAA
- a CDS encoding DEAD/DEAH box helicase family protein, with protein sequence MSVFDKKSLSERDICTKFITPALRKCGWDEQTQMLEQFYFTKGRIIVRGKLVNKGNAKFADYVLFYKPNIPVAIIEAKDNKHAVGDGMQQALDYAQTLNIPFVFTSNGDGFVFHDRTGNSPQMESELPLDGFPTPAELWRRYCDWKGISPEQEAVILQPYHDGKTPRYYQTNAINATIEAIAKGQNRILLVMATGTGKTYTAFQIIWRLWKAKQKKRILFLADRNILIDQTMVNDFRPFGSAMAKLSTNAKTIEREDGTQVELPTALDTKRRIDTSFEIYLGLYQAITGPEERDKLFRELSPGFFDLIVIDECHRGSAAEDSAWREILEHFSGAAQIGLTATPKETAYVSNIEYFGPPVYTYSLKQGIRDGFLAPYKVVKVHINVDVQGYRPEKGTVDRNGDEIEDRIYNTKDFDRSIVIDNRTRIVAKKITDFLKESGDRFQKTIVFCVDTEHAARMRQALVNQNADLVQQNDRYVMRITGNDPIGQAQLGNFIDPEAKYPVIVTTSRLLSTGVDAQTCRLIVLDREVGSMTEFKQIVGRGTRIHDDTKKYYFTLLDFRGATNHFADPEFDGEPVQIYEPSEEDPIAPPDDDEADATTYSTDEEARIILDPPFGGGGGGGVFENPKIYVDGVQVNIIGERVQYIDEGGKLITESLRDFTKTELRKRFASLDQFLNQWNAADRKQAIIEALAAEGLPLEPIADEVGSNLDPFDLICHVAFDRPALTRRERAENVRKRDIFTKYGPTARAVLEALLQKYQDEAVLDFHDVRILQINPFDTMGTPVELIRQFGARADFERAVHELQTALYQEAA encoded by the coding sequence ATGAGTGTTTTTGATAAAAAGTCCTTAAGCGAACGCGACATCTGCACCAAGTTTATCACCCCCGCGCTTCGGAAATGCGGGTGGGATGAACAAACCCAGATGCTGGAGCAATTCTATTTTACCAAGGGGCGCATCATCGTCCGGGGCAAACTTGTGAACAAGGGCAATGCCAAGTTTGCCGACTATGTGCTCTTCTACAAGCCGAACATTCCGGTTGCCATTATCGAAGCCAAGGACAACAAGCACGCCGTGGGCGATGGGATGCAGCAGGCACTGGATTATGCCCAGACCCTCAACATCCCCTTCGTCTTCACCTCCAATGGCGATGGCTTTGTTTTTCACGACCGCACCGGAAACAGCCCCCAGATGGAATCGGAACTTCCGTTGGATGGCTTCCCCACCCCTGCCGAACTCTGGCGGCGATACTGCGATTGGAAAGGCATCAGCCCCGAACAAGAAGCCGTGATCCTGCAACCCTATCACGACGGCAAGACCCCGCGCTACTACCAAACCAACGCCATTAACGCCACCATCGAGGCCATTGCAAAAGGCCAAAACCGTATCCTGCTGGTAATGGCCACGGGCACTGGCAAAACCTACACCGCATTCCAGATTATCTGGCGGCTCTGGAAGGCCAAGCAGAAGAAACGCATACTCTTCCTTGCCGACCGCAACATCCTGATTGACCAGACAATGGTGAACGACTTCCGCCCATTTGGATCCGCAATGGCGAAGCTCAGCACAAATGCAAAAACCATTGAGCGGGAGGATGGCACCCAGGTGGAACTCCCCACAGCACTCGATACCAAACGCCGCATTGACACCTCGTTCGAAATCTACCTGGGATTGTACCAGGCAATCACCGGCCCGGAAGAACGCGACAAACTTTTCCGCGAACTCTCCCCAGGATTCTTCGATCTTATCGTGATTGATGAATGCCACCGTGGCAGCGCCGCCGAAGATTCCGCATGGCGCGAAATTCTGGAGCATTTCTCCGGTGCTGCCCAGATTGGCCTGACCGCCACACCCAAGGAGACAGCCTATGTCTCCAACATTGAGTACTTCGGCCCGCCTGTGTACACCTACTCCCTGAAACAAGGCATCCGCGATGGGTTCCTTGCGCCCTACAAGGTCGTCAAGGTTCATATCAATGTTGATGTTCAGGGCTATCGCCCGGAGAAAGGAACTGTGGACCGGAATGGGGATGAGATAGAAGACCGCATCTACAACACCAAGGACTTCGACCGCAGCATCGTTATTGACAACCGCACAAGAATTGTCGCCAAGAAAATCACCGACTTCCTGAAGGAGAGCGGCGACCGGTTCCAGAAAACCATCGTCTTTTGTGTTGATACCGAGCATGCCGCACGCATGCGCCAGGCACTGGTCAACCAAAACGCCGACCTGGTGCAGCAGAACGACCGCTACGTGATGCGCATCACCGGCAACGACCCTATCGGCCAAGCACAGCTGGGCAACTTCATTGACCCAGAAGCAAAGTACCCCGTGATCGTCACCACATCGCGGCTGCTTTCCACCGGCGTTGATGCCCAGACCTGCCGCCTGATCGTCCTTGACCGCGAGGTTGGCTCCATGACCGAATTCAAGCAGATTGTTGGGCGCGGTACACGCATCCACGACGACACCAAAAAGTACTACTTCACCCTGCTCGACTTCCGTGGCGCAACCAACCATTTTGCCGACCCCGAGTTCGACGGCGAGCCAGTGCAGATCTACGAACCAAGCGAGGAGGACCCCATTGCCCCACCCGATGACGACGAGGCCGACGCCACCACCTACTCCACCGATGAGGAGGCCCGTATCATCCTTGACCCTCCGTTTGGCGGCGGCGGCGGCGGCGGCGTTTTCGAGAATCCGAAGATCTACGTGGATGGCGTGCAGGTCAATATCATCGGCGAGCGGGTGCAGTATATTGACGAAGGGGGAAAGCTGATTACCGAAAGCCTGCGCGACTTTACGAAGACCGAGTTGCGCAAGCGATTTGCCAGCTTGGACCAGTTCCTGAACCAGTGGAACGCCGCCGACCGCAAGCAGGCGATTATCGAAGCATTGGCCGCCGAAGGCCTACCGCTGGAACCGATTGCCGATGAAGTTGGCAGCAATCTGGACCCCTTTGACCTTATCTGCCACGTGGCATTCGACCGCCCAGCACTTACCCGGCGCGAACGTGCCGAAAACGTGCGCAAGCGCGACATCTTCACGAAGTATGGCCCCACGGCCCGCGCCGTCCTGGAAGCCCTCCTGCAGAAATATCAGGATGAAGCGGTCCTTGACTTCCACGACGTTCGTATCCTCCAGATCAATCCGTTCGATACCATGGGGACCCCCGTTGAACTGATCCGCCAGTTCGGCGCCCGCGCCGATTTCGAGCGCGCAGTCCATGAACTCCAAACCGCACTCTATCAAGAAGCAGCCTAA
- a CDS encoding SAM-dependent DNA methyltransferase, whose amino-acid sequence MSVRNTVKSIQDIMRQDVGVDGDAQRISQLCWMFFLKIIDDQDQQLELMHDNYRSPIPPHLQWRAWAANPEGITGDELLSFINAQLFPGLKGLAGTGQQGDRRRVVRDVFEDAYNYMKSGHLMRQVVNKINAVDFNNLAERQHFGDIYEQLLNDLQSAGNAGEYYTPRAVTAFMVDRIDPRPGELLLDPACGTGGFLTSAIRQMRDRYVRKVQDEQTMQQALRAVEKKQLPHMLCVTNMLLHGIEDPSVVKHDNTLARPYTSYTASDRVDIILSNPPFGGREEDGIEGNFPKHFQTRETADLFLALIIRLLKPTGRAAVVLPDGSLFGEGVKTRLKEHLMEECNLHTIVRLPNSVFKPYASIGTNLLFFEKGTPTKEIWFYEHRVPEGQKAYSMTRPIRIEHLQPCVEWWGGANRQGRVETPVAWRVAAADVKARGYNLDFKNPHTVADDHGDPEELLARLDNAEAETAKLRNRLSTILQEALLR is encoded by the coding sequence ATGTCCGTTCGCAATACCGTTAAATCCATCCAAGACATCATGCGCCAGGATGTTGGCGTTGATGGCGATGCCCAGCGCATCTCCCAGCTTTGCTGGATGTTCTTCCTGAAAATCATTGACGACCAGGACCAGCAACTGGAGCTGATGCACGATAACTACCGCTCCCCAATCCCGCCCCACCTTCAGTGGCGCGCTTGGGCCGCCAACCCCGAAGGAATCACCGGCGATGAACTTCTATCCTTCATCAATGCACAGCTGTTCCCGGGGTTGAAAGGGCTGGCCGGCACGGGCCAGCAGGGGGACCGCCGCCGCGTTGTCCGCGACGTCTTCGAGGATGCCTACAACTACATGAAATCGGGCCACCTGATGCGCCAAGTGGTGAACAAAATCAACGCCGTTGACTTCAACAACCTGGCCGAACGCCAACACTTCGGCGACATCTACGAACAGCTTCTGAACGACCTGCAAAGCGCCGGCAACGCCGGCGAATACTACACCCCACGCGCTGTCACCGCATTCATGGTGGACCGCATTGACCCCCGCCCGGGCGAACTGCTGCTGGACCCGGCTTGCGGCACCGGCGGATTCCTTACCAGCGCCATTCGCCAAATGCGCGACCGCTACGTCCGGAAGGTCCAGGACGAACAAACAATGCAGCAGGCACTGCGCGCTGTGGAAAAAAAACAGCTCCCCCACATGCTCTGCGTCACCAACATGCTGCTGCACGGAATTGAAGACCCCAGCGTTGTGAAGCACGACAACACCCTGGCCCGCCCCTACACCAGCTACACCGCCAGCGACCGCGTTGACATCATCCTGAGCAACCCACCCTTTGGCGGGCGCGAAGAAGATGGAATCGAGGGGAACTTCCCGAAGCATTTCCAAACACGCGAGACCGCGGACCTGTTCCTGGCCCTTATCATCCGCCTGCTGAAACCTACGGGCCGCGCCGCCGTGGTCCTGCCCGATGGCTCCTTGTTTGGCGAAGGCGTAAAAACACGCCTGAAAGAACACCTGATGGAAGAATGCAACCTTCACACCATCGTCCGCCTGCCGAACAGCGTCTTCAAACCCTACGCAAGCATCGGCACCAACCTCCTCTTCTTTGAAAAAGGGACCCCCACCAAGGAGATATGGTTCTACGAACACCGCGTGCCCGAAGGCCAAAAAGCCTACTCCATGACCCGCCCCATACGGATTGAACACCTGCAGCCATGCGTGGAATGGTGGGGCGGCGCCAACCGGCAAGGCCGCGTGGAAACCCCCGTGGCCTGGCGCGTTGCCGCCGCCGACGTGAAGGCACGTGGCTACAACCTTGACTTCAAAAACCCACACACCGTTGCCGACGACCACGGCGACCCCGAAGAACTGCTGGCACGCCTGGACAACGCCGAAGCAGAAACCGCCAAGCTCCGCAACCGCCTGAGCACGATCCTTCAGGAGGCATTGCTCCGATGA